In Saccharomonospora marina XMU15, one genomic interval encodes:
- a CDS encoding type II secretion system F family protein, producing the protein MAAVNITISATTALSALLGVGVGVGLLLVIIGWRGVNVNRRSGLFRRGQTRRAQAAPRDQRQALRIGLAIAVGVLTGVATGWVVGAVLAGLAVWALPRVLGRDPEHARRVARIEAIATWTEMLRDTLSAAAGLEQAILATAPLAPPAIRGEITDLAVRIENGDRLAPSLRHLADQLADPTGDLVIAALVLAAEQQARQLGDLLGSLAHTAREQASMRMRVEAGRARTRTSVRVIVGTTLCFAVAVVLLNRPYLSAYDSATGQIVLLGIGILFGLGFAWLVRVARVAEPERFLSLAADSEDQPALVAERQV; encoded by the coding sequence GTGGCCGCGGTGAACATCACGATCAGCGCTACCACCGCCCTCTCGGCCCTGCTCGGCGTCGGCGTCGGTGTCGGATTGTTGCTGGTCATCATCGGCTGGCGCGGTGTGAACGTGAACCGGCGCTCCGGACTGTTCCGCCGCGGGCAGACGCGCCGCGCCCAAGCCGCGCCGCGAGATCAGCGCCAGGCGCTGCGGATCGGCCTGGCGATCGCGGTGGGTGTGCTCACTGGTGTGGCCACCGGCTGGGTTGTCGGCGCCGTGCTGGCTGGGCTCGCGGTCTGGGCATTGCCCCGTGTCCTGGGCCGCGACCCCGAGCACGCACGTCGGGTGGCGCGGATCGAGGCGATCGCGACCTGGACAGAGATGCTGCGTGACACGCTCTCGGCCGCCGCTGGGCTGGAGCAGGCCATCCTCGCGACCGCGCCGCTGGCGCCGCCGGCCATCCGCGGCGAGATCACCGACCTCGCGGTGCGGATTGAGAACGGAGACCGGTTGGCGCCCTCCCTGCGCCACCTGGCCGACCAGCTCGCCGACCCCACCGGCGACCTCGTCATCGCCGCGCTGGTGCTCGCGGCCGAACAGCAGGCCCGCCAGCTCGGTGACCTGCTCGGCTCGCTGGCGCACACCGCCCGCGAGCAAGCCTCGATGCGGATGCGGGTCGAAGCCGGGCGCGCCCGGACCCGGACCAGCGTGCGGGTGATCGTCGGCACCACCTTGTGCTTCGCCGTGGCCGTGGTGCTGCTCAACCGCCCGTACCTGTCCGCCTACGACTCCGCGACCGGGCAGATCGTCCTGCTGGGCATCGGGATCCTGTTTGGACTGGGGTTCGCGTGGCTTGTGCGGGTCGCCAGGGTCGCCGAGCCCGAACGGTTCTTGTCCCTGGCCGCCGACTCCGAGGACCAGCCCGCGCTCGTCGCCGAGAGGCAGGTGTAA
- a CDS encoding CpaF family protein, whose amino-acid sequence MTYPPNTPPPNGYPAPVPLRPHQQQGQPSGWQPANTSGHPSWAQATPQPAPSGPEPVQATEAVGRLRQHLRDTLGTELPLRVDAQQRRTGAPVTREARRELARAILEDAVAAHSENELMDNRSLVGRDVEQRVITEVINELFGMAGLQPLLDDPTVETINANRYDRVFVQYNDGRRARVAPIAGSNEELTDLVRLLAARASSQERRFDYGSPAVNLQLPGGERLFAVMGLTAGGVTSLSIRRHGYLTVTLPELRARGTIDPGLEQFLRALVRARKNILITGGTGAGKTTLLRALASEMDSMERIVTIEDAFELGLELDPDVHADVTAFQAREANVEGEGAISQAELVRWGLRMSPDRVIVGEIRGPEVIPMCNAMSQGNDGSMATLHASSSRIAFTRLASYAAQGVERLPLDATNLLVASAVHFVVHLARGTDRTTRVVSSIREVVGADGPQVVSNEVYRPGADRRARPVAGALRTDTLDDLVDAGFDPGLLEQPEGWWPR is encoded by the coding sequence ATGACGTACCCGCCCAACACCCCTCCGCCTAACGGGTATCCGGCTCCGGTACCTCTGCGTCCGCACCAGCAGCAGGGACAACCGTCAGGTTGGCAACCGGCCAACACGTCCGGCCACCCCAGCTGGGCGCAGGCGACCCCGCAACCAGCGCCGAGCGGCCCGGAACCGGTGCAGGCGACCGAGGCCGTCGGGCGACTTCGCCAGCACCTGCGCGACACGCTCGGCACCGAGCTGCCGCTGCGGGTCGATGCCCAGCAGCGCCGCACCGGCGCCCCGGTCACCAGGGAGGCCCGCCGTGAGCTGGCGCGGGCGATCCTGGAGGATGCGGTCGCCGCGCACAGCGAGAACGAGCTGATGGACAACCGGTCGCTCGTCGGCCGGGATGTCGAACAGCGGGTGATCACCGAGGTCATCAACGAACTGTTCGGCATGGCCGGCCTGCAGCCACTGCTGGACGACCCGACGGTGGAGACGATCAACGCCAACCGCTACGACCGGGTCTTCGTGCAGTACAACGACGGCCGCCGCGCGCGGGTCGCCCCGATCGCGGGCTCGAACGAGGAGCTGACCGACCTGGTCCGGCTGCTCGCGGCCCGCGCGTCCAGCCAGGAACGCCGCTTCGACTACGGCTCCCCGGCGGTCAACCTCCAACTCCCCGGCGGGGAGCGGTTGTTCGCGGTGATGGGCCTGACCGCAGGCGGCGTGACCTCGCTGTCGATCCGCCGGCACGGCTACCTCACGGTGACCCTGCCCGAACTGCGCGCCCGCGGCACCATCGACCCCGGCCTGGAGCAGTTCCTGCGCGCGCTGGTCCGGGCGCGCAAGAACATCCTGATCACCGGCGGCACCGGCGCAGGCAAGACCACCCTGCTGCGAGCGCTCGCGTCGGAGATGGACTCGATGGAGCGGATCGTGACCATCGAGGACGCCTTCGAACTCGGCCTGGAACTCGACCCCGACGTCCACGCCGACGTGACCGCCTTCCAGGCCCGCGAAGCCAACGTCGAGGGCGAAGGCGCGATCTCCCAGGCCGAACTCGTCCGGTGGGGCCTGCGCATGTCGCCGGACCGGGTGATCGTCGGCGAGATCCGGGGGCCGGAAGTCATCCCGATGTGCAACGCGATGTCGCAGGGCAACGACGGCTCGATGGCGACGCTGCACGCCTCCAGCTCACGGATTGCCTTCACCCGGCTGGCCTCCTACGCCGCGCAAGGCGTCGAACGCCTCCCGCTGGACGCGACGAACCTGCTGGTCGCCTCGGCGGTGCACTTTGTCGTGCACCTGGCCCGCGGCACCGACCGGACAACCCGCGTCGTGTCCTCGATCCGTGAGGTGGTCGGCGCCGACGGCCCGCAGGTGGTCTCCAACGAGGTCTACCGGCCCGGCGCGGACCGCCGCGCCCGCCCGGTGGCCGGGGCGCTGCGCACCGACACCCTCGACGACCTCGTCGATGCCGGGTTCGACCCCGGCTTGCTTGAGCAGCCGGAGGGGTGGTGGCCGCGGTGA
- a CDS encoding MinD/ParA family ATP-binding protein, whose translation MTTFSVALAARWPSPARALLVEADPSGGDVGTRFSLESAPGLVSLAVAARRSDDPALLWQHAQTLPGGLPVVAAPPDADRARAALSALADPTTGAGVLRTAASAPDAVVIVDCGRIDAGSPAMPIVRSADAMVLLTRAHADDLAHLARRLPAIGRWTAHPAMLLVGEGYSTAEVARELGVLPLGRVPDDPHGAAVLCGRPSTLRWGRSGPAHSALGQVAHKVAKVLIAEQAPPPALPRQALADNQPMQVLRAVPGVPTSPVSANGLRLAPAPLPPNTENTSRGGQAS comes from the coding sequence GTGACCACGTTCTCGGTCGCGCTGGCCGCGCGCTGGCCATCGCCTGCCCGCGCGCTGCTGGTGGAGGCCGACCCGTCCGGCGGGGACGTCGGGACGCGGTTCTCGCTGGAATCGGCGCCGGGGCTGGTGAGCTTGGCGGTCGCCGCCCGGCGTAGCGACGACCCGGCGTTGCTGTGGCAGCACGCGCAGACCCTGCCGGGCGGGCTGCCGGTGGTGGCCGCGCCACCGGACGCCGACCGCGCGCGAGCGGCGTTGTCCGCGCTGGCCGACCCGACCACTGGCGCGGGCGTCCTGCGGACCGCCGCGAGCGCGCCGGATGCCGTGGTGATCGTCGACTGCGGTCGGATCGATGCCGGGTCTCCGGCGATGCCGATCGTGCGCTCGGCCGACGCGATGGTCTTGCTGACCCGTGCGCACGCCGACGACCTCGCGCACCTGGCCCGTCGCCTGCCGGCGATCGGCCGTTGGACCGCGCATCCGGCGATGTTGCTGGTCGGCGAGGGGTATTCCACCGCTGAAGTCGCTCGCGAACTCGGAGTGCTGCCGCTGGGCCGCGTGCCTGACGATCCGCACGGGGCGGCCGTGCTGTGTGGACGGCCCAGCACGCTGCGGTGGGGCCGCAGCGGACCGGCCCATTCGGCGCTGGGGCAGGTCGCGCACAAGGTGGCGAAAGTGCTCATCGCCGAACAGGCACCGCCGCCTGCGTTGCCCCGGCAGGCACTGGCCGACAACCAGCCGATGCAGGTGCTGCGCGCGGTGCCCGGCGTGCCCACCAGCCCGGTCTCGGCCAACGGTTTGCGACTTGCGCCGGCACCCCTGCCGCCGAACACCGAGAACACTTCGCGCGGAGGGCAAGCGTCATGA
- a CDS encoding SAF domain-containing protein, with protein sequence MTTNITTQPDTDRSTKSASGPWVADGKKPASRLRGTKRRRSIPHLLLGALLVLACAAAFLVVSLNSGNRETVLALARPVAVGQVLTAQDLKQVNVAVDPGVSVVDANQAASVVGKTLSASLPAGALLTLDAVSGAGVPVAGQAIAALSLKAGQFPVEVSPGAHVSVVFVPGQSGAALASPPTPDSTTVWPAVVTSVTSPPNQQVTVVSVQLSQAAARQIAAVPAGQLSIVMLPGSGQ encoded by the coding sequence GTGACCACGAACATCACGACTCAGCCGGACACCGACCGATCCACGAAGTCGGCCAGCGGTCCCTGGGTCGCGGACGGCAAGAAGCCCGCTTCGCGGCTGCGTGGGACGAAACGACGCCGCAGCATCCCGCATCTGCTGCTGGGTGCGCTGCTTGTGCTGGCGTGTGCCGCCGCGTTCCTGGTGGTGTCGCTGAACTCCGGGAACCGGGAAACGGTCTTGGCGTTGGCGCGGCCGGTGGCGGTCGGGCAGGTCCTGACCGCGCAGGATCTCAAGCAGGTCAACGTCGCCGTCGACCCCGGTGTGTCTGTTGTGGACGCGAACCAAGCGGCCAGCGTGGTGGGTAAGACGCTGTCCGCGAGCTTGCCCGCCGGCGCGCTGCTGACCCTGGACGCGGTGAGCGGTGCCGGTGTTCCCGTGGCAGGGCAGGCGATCGCGGCGTTGTCGTTGAAGGCGGGTCAGTTCCCGGTGGAGGTGTCGCCGGGCGCGCACGTGTCGGTGGTGTTCGTGCCGGGCCAATCAGGCGCCGCGCTTGCCAGCCCGCCGACGCCGGACTCCACGACGGTGTGGCCGGCGGTGGTCACCAGCGTGACCTCGCCGCCGAATCAGCAGGTCACGGTGGTGTCGGTGCAGTTGAGCCAGGCCGCCGCCCGCCAGATCGCCGCCGTGCCCGCGGGCCAGTTGTCGATCGTGATGCTTCCGGGAAGTGGTCAGTGA
- a CDS encoding prepilin peptidase, whose translation MSAAFITAWAGVGILVGAALAFGSQRLLTTPPIAALAMRLTATLLTALMFGALAWRFGHQFDLLPYSVLAALGVALGVIDVLEQRLPSVLVYSGVAIVGAMLATSAILHSKGPDFVRALVGMAVIAILYLVLALVSGGGLGAGDVKLGGLLGLALGWLSWSALVTATVLGWFAAALVWLLVRATRRRPQGSLVPMGPFLLVGALITIVGVPG comes from the coding sequence ATGTCCGCCGCGTTCATCACGGCGTGGGCGGGGGTGGGAATCCTCGTTGGCGCCGCCCTGGCATTCGGCTCCCAACGCCTGCTCACGACACCTCCGATCGCAGCCCTCGCGATGCGGCTCACCGCCACGCTCCTGACCGCCCTCATGTTCGGCGCCCTCGCCTGGCGCTTCGGTCATCAGTTCGACTTGCTGCCGTACAGCGTGCTCGCCGCACTCGGTGTAGCACTCGGCGTGATCGACGTCCTCGAGCAACGACTACCCAGCGTGCTCGTCTACTCGGGCGTCGCCATCGTCGGCGCGATGCTGGCGACCTCGGCGATCCTGCACTCCAAAGGCCCGGACTTCGTGCGCGCCCTGGTCGGCATGGCAGTCATCGCCATCCTCTACCTGGTACTTGCGTTGGTGTCCGGAGGCGGGCTGGGGGCCGGCGATGTGAAACTGGGCGGTCTACTCGGCCTCGCGCTCGGCTGGTTGAGCTGGTCGGCACTCGTCACGGCAACCGTCCTCGGCTGGTTCGCAGCCGCCCTGGTGTGGCTCCTGGTTCGAGCGACCCGACGAAGACCGCAGGGCTCACTGGTGCCCATGGGACCGTTTCTCCTGGTCGGGGCGTTGATCACGATCGTGGGCGTTCCGGGGTGA
- a CDS encoding NUDIX domain-containing protein: MAGLTDDEARFAYLAEGNAKQARKRVAADVLLRDESGRILLVNPTYKEHWDLPGGMAESNEPPRKAAERELVEELGVTITAGRLLVLDWVGAHGPWDDQLVFIFDGGTLTGDQLANVRAIDPEVSEFAMFEPEEASRRLRPDMAQRLSRAQQALSSGAVDYSEVPS, translated from the coding sequence GTGGCCGGTCTGACAGACGACGAGGCCCGTTTCGCCTACCTCGCCGAAGGGAACGCCAAGCAGGCCCGCAAGCGCGTGGCTGCCGACGTCTTGCTTCGTGACGAGTCAGGTCGAATCCTGCTGGTGAATCCGACATACAAGGAGCACTGGGACCTGCCCGGCGGGATGGCTGAAAGCAACGAGCCACCCCGCAAGGCAGCAGAGCGCGAACTTGTGGAGGAACTCGGCGTCACCATCACCGCGGGGCGGCTACTCGTGCTGGACTGGGTCGGCGCCCACGGTCCATGGGACGACCAGCTCGTGTTCATCTTCGACGGCGGGACGCTGACTGGAGATCAGTTGGCCAACGTGCGCGCGATCGACCCTGAAGTCAGCGAGTTCGCGATGTTCGAGCCCGAGGAAGCCAGTCGAAGGCTACGGCCGGACATGGCCCAGCGCCTTTCCCGTGCACAGCAGGCGTTGTCGAGTGGGGCCGTCGACTACTCCGAGGTGCCATCGTGA